The genomic stretch TTTATCGCCTTGACGTGGCCGACATCACTGTCGACGAAAGTGACGGCATGGCCGGCGCGGATGAAGGCAGCGCCAAGCGTGCCACCGATCGCCCCGGCACCCCAGATCAGGATCGGTCCGGTCTCCGTCATGACCATGGCCCTTCGAGCAGATCGCGCGTCTCCTTGACCGCGATGTCCCAGATCGCCTGCATGTCCTCGTCGGGCCGCTCGTAATAACCGCCGAAATTGCCGTCGCCGAGATAGTCGCGAACCGCCTTGGGCGACATCAACCGCATGCGGGCAAGGTCGATCATCGGCTTCTGCTGCGTTGGCGGTTTCACGCCGGCAAGCCGGGTCCAGGGGAAATTCTCCATCCAGGAGGCGTGCGAAGCGACCGGATCGATCTCCAGCACCTTGCCCATCGTTGCGGGGGCGGCCCACCAATTGTGGAACTTTATCGTCGTGTCCGGATTGTCGGCCATCCATTCGATCGCCAGGGCGCCTGCCGGCTGGTTGCCGCCATGGCCGTTGACGATCAGAATGCGCCGGAACCCCTGCGCACGCATGCCATCCAGAATGTCCCTGACCAGGCGTATATAGGTTTCGGTGCGCAGGCTGATCGAACCGGGATAGGCCATGAAATAGGGCGTCAGCCCATAGGCGACGACCGGAAATACCGGAATGCCGAGCGGCTCGGCCGCTTCCGTCGCGACGCGCTCTGACAGGATCGAATCGACCGACAACGACAGCTGCGCGTGTTGTTCAGTGCTGCCCAGCGGAAGAACCGCGCGGTCGTCCTTGCCGAGATACTGCTCGACCTGCCGCCAGTTGCATTCGGAAATCTTCACGATGCCTTCCTCTCCTCGTCCGTTGCATTGATCAGGGGCACCAGCACACGCTCGATCTCGGCGGTGTCTGGGGCGTGCCGGTATTCGAACGCGATGACGCCCGCCTGCAATTTCGCCAGGACGTCCTCGGCGCCGCTGGCGAACACCACGACATCTGAGCCGCCGAGCAGTGCCTCCAGGTCCGGCGTTTCGAGCGTGGCACCGGTCAGATGCTCGACATGGGGGGCGAAGCGCTGAACGCCAGCCTTCATGATCGGCAGGAAATCCGGAAACCTGGATATGACTGCCACGCGCGCCAGCGAATCCAGCGCGGCCAGCGCCTTCCGCGTTTCTTCCGAAGGGATGAAGCTAATTGACACCACCTTGGTGTTGGTGACCAGCGACATCACCTCGCGCTGGCGATTGACGAAGGTGACGGCGAGATCGGCCGAGTTGGCACGCGCGCGCGCGGCGGGATCCCGTTCGATGGCCGAGATTGTCAGCGGCTCGACGGTCACGCCATTTCCCAGACGCGCCGCGATGAAGCGCGAATAGCTGGCCGTGGCGTCGGCGAACAGCCCGATCATGACGACCCTGGTCCGGGCACCTATGCTGTCGCGATAGAAGGCGCGCGCGCTGACCAGCGAGACGAGTTCGGCCGGCCGAATTCCAGCGGCTGTTCCGGCATCAATCAGCGCATCGATCCGCCTGTGCAACTCCGTCGCCTCCGGACGGGCGGCGAGCCGCGCGCGCCCACTGCCGGTGACGAACGAGCCGGACCCGGGACGCGTCTCGATCATGCCTGAAGCCTTGAGGTCGCCATAGACCTGGCTGACCGTCATCGGGGCCACGCCGACGCGCTCGGCCAGTTCCCTGACCGAGGGAAGCAACTCTCCCGGCACCAATTCGCCACAGGCGATGCCGTATTCGATCAGCCCCTGCAGCTGCGTTCGCAGGGGAACTGGCAGATCGCGATCAACCGAGAACTCCATTCAGGTCCCAATCAAGTGTATCATCCACCTATAACGCTTAGTCCGGTCGTTCTTGGGTGACAAGCGCGTTGTTGCGCCAGAGTGCCGCTTTCCTTGGGACAATCCCGTTGACACGATAGGCCTTGCGTGAAAACGTTATGGCCAACAAGAACACTTTAACATTCCTCTGGAGATACGGGAGCCGTCATGAACACGCTCGTCAAGGCCGCGCTGAGCGCGGCACTTCTCGTTGGAACCAGCTACGGCGCGCTTGCGGTCGAACGCGGCGGCACGCTGAAATACGGCCGCTATGCGGACAGCCTCTTTCTCGATCCGGTGCTCAACGATGCCAATGTCGACATCTGGGTCCTGTCCAATCTCTACGACACGCTGATCCTGCCCACCGACGACGGCAAGGGCCTGAAGCCGGGCCTGGCGACGGACTGGAAGGTCTCCGACGATGGGCTCACCGTCACGCTGACACTGCGTGACGGCATCAAATTCTCCGATGGATCGCCGATCACCCCAGCCGACGTGCAATGGTCGCTGAAACGCGCCGCCGATCCGAAGAAAGGCATCTGGAATTTCCTGGTCGGCTCGATCCAGGATGTTACCACCGAAGGCGATCACACCGTCATCATCAAGCTCAAGAACACCGATCCGGCGATCCTCGCCGCGCTCACCGTCTTCAACACCGCGATCCTGCCGATGAAGGCGTTCGAAGCCTCGGAAGGGACGACCGACGAGGAAAAGGCGAAGAGCTTCTCAGCGCATCCGATCAGTTCCGGACCGTTCGTCCTTAAATCCTGGGACCACGGCCAGTCGATGAAGCTGACGCGTAATGAGAACTATTGGGCGAAGGGCGAGGACGGCAAGCCGCTGCCCTATCTCGACGGCATCGATTTCGAGGTGATCCCCGATGATGCCACCCGCATCCTGAAATTGCAGTCGGGCGAAATCGACGGCGCCGAATTCATCCCCTATGCGCGCGTCGACGAATTGAAGCAGGCCGACGGCATCGATATGAAACTCTACCCGTCGACCCGCGTCGAATACATCACCATGAACGTGCGCCCGAAGATCGGCGACAAGGACAATCCGCTGTCGAACGAAAAAGTGCGCCAGGCGATGAACTACGCGATCAACAAGGAGGCGATCATCCAGGTGGTGACCCATGGCGTGGGGTCGCAGATGACCTCGTTCATGTCCTCGGCGACGCCGCTGCACAAGGGTGACAAGCCGCTCTATCCATACGATCTCGACAAGGCCAAGCAGTTGATGAAGGATGCCGGCTTCGAGAATGGGTTCGAAACCAGCCTGCTCGTGCTTGCAGGCAACCAGGACGAGATCGGCATCGCCACTGCGGTGCAGCAGATGTGGGGGCAGATCGGCATCAAGCTCGACCTGCAACAGGTCGACAATCCAAGCCGCACGCAGCAATACCGCGACGGCACGTTCACGATGCGCGAAGCGGCATGGACCGATGATATCGCCGACCCGAACGAGATCGCTTCGTACTTCGTCTATTCGCCGACCATCGGCGCGCTGCACAGCGGCTGGAAGAACGACGAGGCCGACAAGCTTTTCGAAGCCTCGCAGAAAGAGATCGACGCCGCCAAACGCGCCGATCAGTATGCCAAGATGCAGGACATCTACAACAGCAGTGGACCGATCGTCCCACTTTACGAAACGCCTTATCCGGTCGCGTTGAGCAAGAAGGTGCAAGGCTTCGTGCAGATCCCGCTCGGCAACAATATCTTTGGCGCCGCGTGGCTGCAGAAGTAGGCTGATCGCCAGAGGCGGCGAACGTCACGGCGTTCGCCGCCATCGTGCTCCTAGAGCCGGATGATTTCAGGTCGAATCGACCTGAAATCTGAATCCGCCTCTAAGTCAAAGAGATAGAGCATGACGTCGTCCGAAAGCCGCTTCACACTTTTCGGCGTCATGCTCTAGTCAACAAGGTCTGGATCACCTCTTGCCACTGTTGGCCTTCATTTTCCGACGAGTTCTGCAGACCATTCCGACCATTGCCTTCATCCTGGTGGTCACCTTCATTCTCGTTCGGCTTTTGCCGGGCGATCCGGCCAGCGCGATGCTCGGCGACCGCGCCATTGACGCCGACGTCCAGCGCATCAATGCCAAGCTTGGGCTCGACCAGCCGATCCCCGTGCAGTTCCTCTATTTCTCCAAGGCGGTCTTTACCGGCGATCTAGGCAATTCGATCGGCCTGAAGCTGCCGGTGATCGAGCTGATCTCACGCCGCCTGCCCGTCACATTGATGCTTACCGGAATGGCCGCCCTGATCGCACTGCTGGTGGCGGTGCCGCTGTCCTTCGTCGCGGCACTCAACCGTGGCGGCGCGCCGGACGCCATCATCCGCGGCACCTTCCAAATCGGCCTGTCCATGCCCGTCTTCTATGTCGGGCTGGTGCTACTGACCGTGTTTGCGGCAAAGTTGCGCTGGTTCCCGGTCGGCGGCTATGGCGAGAACTTCCTCGACGATCTCTATCATCTGTTCCTACCGGCCACGACGCTGGCTCTCAGCCTTTCGGCCGTCCTCATGCGCAATCTGCGCGCCGCCATCATCGGGGTGGTTGGCGCCGACTATGTCGACTTTGCCCGCGCCAAGGGTCTGCGCGCGAGGGTGATCATGACGCGCCATGTCCTGCGCAATGCGCTGATTTCGACGGTCACGCTGTTCGGCCTGTCGATCGGCACGCTTCTCGGCGGCGCGGTTATCACCGAAACGGTGTTCGCGATCCCCGGCGCGGGGCGGCTGATGATCGAGGCCATCTATGGCCGCGACTATCCCGTCATCCAGGGGCTGACGATCGCGCTAGCGCTGCTCGTATCGTTCACCTTTCTCCTGACCGACATTGTCCAGGCCTGGCTCGATCCCCGGGTGGCGCGATGAGCGCGAGCGTGGTCCAGATCGCCTTGCCGGCGAAACGGCGCCGGGCAATGCCGGGCACCCTTGTGGGCGCGGTCATCGTGCTTGGCGCGAGCCTGGCCATGGCGTTCTTTCCAGGACTCTTCGCGCCCTACGATCCGACTGCCTTCGACTACAACGCCATCATGCACGGACCGAGTTGGGCGCACCCGTTCGGCACCGACAATTTCGGCCGCGACATGCTTTCGCGCGTCATCCACGCCTATCGCATCGACATGCAGATCGCGGTGTTCGCGACGACGGGACCGTTCATCTTCGGCACAGTCGTCGGCGCCCTGGTCGGCTATGTGGGCGGCTGGGTGGAGGCGGTGTTCGGGCGTGTGGTCGATGCGGTCATCACCTTTCCGTTCCTGGTGCTGGTCATCGCCATCGTCTCGGTGCTCGGTCCCGGTCTAGGCAACATGTACATCGCCGTCGGTGTCGTCGGCTGGGTGTTCTATGCTCGGCTGGTCGCGGCTGAGATCAAGATCCAGCGCCGGCTCGACTATGCCGACGCGGCGCGAGGCATGGGCTACGGCCACATGCGCATCATCTTCCGGCATCTGTTGCCCAACGCGATAACGCCGGCCGTTGTCTACTGGATGACCGACATGGCGCTCGCCATCCTGCTCGGCTCTAGCCTCGGCTATCTCGGTCTCGGCGCGCAGCCACCGGCGGCCGAATGGGGCGTGCTGATCGCCGACGGCAAGAATTTCATGACCACCGCATGGTGGGTGTCGGTCTTCCCCGGTATCGCCATCGTCATCACTGGTCTCGGCTTCAGCCTTGCCGGCGACGCGCTGGCCGATCTTCTGAGGGTCAACCGATGATGGCGCCAATGCCCGGCGTCGGCCTCAAGGTGCGCAGCCTCACCGCCACCTTCCTGACGCC from Mesorhizobium sp. NZP2077 encodes the following:
- a CDS encoding creatininase family protein, translated to MKISECNWRQVEQYLGKDDRAVLPLGSTEQHAQLSLSVDSILSERVATEAAEPLGIPVFPVVAYGLTPYFMAYPGSISLRTETYIRLVRDILDGMRAQGFRRILIVNGHGGNQPAGALAIEWMADNPDTTIKFHNWWAAPATMGKVLEIDPVASHASWMENFPWTRLAGVKPPTQQKPMIDLARMRLMSPKAVRDYLGDGNFGGYYERPDEDMQAIWDIAVKETRDLLEGPWS
- a CDS encoding GntR family transcriptional regulator; protein product: MEFSVDRDLPVPLRTQLQGLIEYGIACGELVPGELLPSVRELAERVGVAPMTVSQVYGDLKASGMIETRPGSGSFVTGSGRARLAARPEATELHRRIDALIDAGTAAGIRPAELVSLVSARAFYRDSIGARTRVVMIGLFADATASYSRFIAARLGNGVTVEPLTISAIERDPAARARANSADLAVTFVNRQREVMSLVTNTKVVSISFIPSEETRKALAALDSLARVAVISRFPDFLPIMKAGVQRFAPHVEHLTGATLETPDLEALLGGSDVVVFASGAEDVLAKLQAGVIAFEYRHAPDTAEIERVLVPLINATDEERKAS
- a CDS encoding ABC transporter substrate-binding protein; the protein is MNTLVKAALSAALLVGTSYGALAVERGGTLKYGRYADSLFLDPVLNDANVDIWVLSNLYDTLILPTDDGKGLKPGLATDWKVSDDGLTVTLTLRDGIKFSDGSPITPADVQWSLKRAADPKKGIWNFLVGSIQDVTTEGDHTVIIKLKNTDPAILAALTVFNTAILPMKAFEASEGTTDEEKAKSFSAHPISSGPFVLKSWDHGQSMKLTRNENYWAKGEDGKPLPYLDGIDFEVIPDDATRILKLQSGEIDGAEFIPYARVDELKQADGIDMKLYPSTRVEYITMNVRPKIGDKDNPLSNEKVRQAMNYAINKEAIIQVVTHGVGSQMTSFMSSATPLHKGDKPLYPYDLDKAKQLMKDAGFENGFETSLLVLAGNQDEIGIATAVQQMWGQIGIKLDLQQVDNPSRTQQYRDGTFTMREAAWTDDIADPNEIASYFVYSPTIGALHSGWKNDEADKLFEASQKEIDAAKRADQYAKMQDIYNSSGPIVPLYETPYPVALSKKVQGFVQIPLGNNIFGAAWLQK
- a CDS encoding ABC transporter permease gives rise to the protein MPLLAFIFRRVLQTIPTIAFILVVTFILVRLLPGDPASAMLGDRAIDADVQRINAKLGLDQPIPVQFLYFSKAVFTGDLGNSIGLKLPVIELISRRLPVTLMLTGMAALIALLVAVPLSFVAALNRGGAPDAIIRGTFQIGLSMPVFYVGLVLLTVFAAKLRWFPVGGYGENFLDDLYHLFLPATTLALSLSAVLMRNLRAAIIGVVGADYVDFARAKGLRARVIMTRHVLRNALISTVTLFGLSIGTLLGGAVITETVFAIPGAGRLMIEAIYGRDYPVIQGLTIALALLVSFTFLLTDIVQAWLDPRVAR
- a CDS encoding ABC transporter permease; translation: MSASVVQIALPAKRRRAMPGTLVGAVIVLGASLAMAFFPGLFAPYDPTAFDYNAIMHGPSWAHPFGTDNFGRDMLSRVIHAYRIDMQIAVFATTGPFIFGTVVGALVGYVGGWVEAVFGRVVDAVITFPFLVLVIAIVSVLGPGLGNMYIAVGVVGWVFYARLVAAEIKIQRRLDYADAARGMGYGHMRIIFRHLLPNAITPAVVYWMTDMALAILLGSSLGYLGLGAQPPAAEWGVLIADGKNFMTTAWWVSVFPGIAIVITGLGFSLAGDALADLLRVNR